Proteins co-encoded in one Pseudochaenichthys georgianus chromosome 22, fPseGeo1.2, whole genome shotgun sequence genomic window:
- the ppie gene encoding peptidyl-prolyl cis-trans isomerase E codes for MAANKRVLYVGGLAEEVDEKVLHAAFIPFGDITDIQIPLDYETEKHRGFAFIEFELGEDAAAAIDNMNESELFGRTIRVNTAKPMRIKEGSSRPVWSDDDWLKKFSGKTAEEADGEAAAGEKTTTATEEAEPPAKKGRVNPQVYMDIKIGNKAAGRLRFLLRADIVPMTAENFRCLCTHEKGFGFKGSCFHRVIPQFMCQGGDFTNHNGTGGKSIYGRKFDDENFVLKHTAPGQLSMANSGANTNGSQFFITTDKTDWLDGKHVVFGDMVEGMDVLREMEAQGNKDGKPKQKVIISDCGEYE; via the exons ATGGCGGCTAACAAACGAGTGCTGTATGTTG GTGGCCTGGCAGAGGAGGTCGATGAGAAGGTGTTACATGCAGCTTTTATTCCTTTTGGAGACATTACAGACATCCAGATACCATTAGACTATGAAACAG AAAAGCACAGAGGATTTGCCTTCATTGAGTTTGAACTGGGAGAG GATGCTGCAGCAGCTATTGATAACATG AATGAGTCTGAGCTTTTCGGGCGGACTATCCGAGTCAACACTGCCAAGCCCATGAGGATCAAAGAAGGATCTTCTCGTCCAG TGTGGTCGGACGACGACTGGCTGAAGAAGTTCTCGGGGAAGACCGCAGAGGAAGCTGACGGGGAGGCAGCGGCTGGAGAGAAAACCACCACTGCAACAGAGGAG GCTGAGCCCCCGGCTAAAAAGGGCAGAGTTAATCCTCAGGTCTACATGGACATCAAGATTGGAAACAAGGCAGCGGGGAGACTACGATTCCTTCTTCGGGCCGACATTGTTCCCATGACAGCAG AGAATTTCCGCTGCCTGTGCACGCATGAGAAGGGCTTTGGCTTTAAGGGCAGCTGCTTCCATCGCGTCATCCCTCAGTTCATGTGCCAGGGAGGAGACTTCACAAACCACAACGGCACCGGGGGCAAGTCCATCTACGGCCGGAAGTTTGATGATGAGAACTTTGTCCTCAAGCACACAGCGCCAG GCCAGCTCTCCATGGCCAACTCTGGAGCAAACACTAACGGCTCCCAGTTCTTCATCACGACTGACAAAACCGACTGGCTGGACGGCAAACATGTGGTGTTTGGAGATATGGTGGAGGGCATGGATGTGCTCCGTGAAATGGAG GCTCAGGGAAATAAAGACGGCAAGCCGAAGCAGAAAGTCATCATCTCGGACTGTGGAGAATATGAGTGA
- the pabpc4 gene encoding polyadenylate-binding protein 4 isoform X2, translating into MDNTATGSYPMASLYVGDLHPDITEAMLYEKFSPAGPVLSIRVCRDMITRRSLGYAYVNFSQPADAERALDTMNFDVVKGKPIRIMWSQRDPSLRKSGVGNVFIKNLDKTIDNKALYDTFSAFGNILSCKVVCDENGSKGYAFVHFETQDAADRAIEKMNGMLLNDRKVFVGRFKSRKEREAELGAKAKEFTNVYIKNFGDEMNDERLKELFEKYGTILSVKVMTDPTGKCRGFGFVSFEQHEDANKAVEDMNGTEYNGKTVFVGRAQKKMERQAELKRRFELLKQERISRYQGVNLYIKNLDDTIDDEKLRKEFTPFGAITSAKVMLEEGRSKGFGFVCFSSPEEATKAVTEMNGRIVGSKPLYVALAQRKEERKAHLTNQYMQRIAGMRAMPANAIINQFQPTSGYFMPAVPQAQNRTTYYAPNQLAQMRPNPRWQQQGGRGQGGFQGVPNSLRQPGPRANLRHMSPGGGSQGPRASGQAMAPRPSMGVPGPRAMPPYKYATGVRNPNPQMVQPIALQQAQPAVHVQGQEPLTASMLAAAPPQEQKQMLGERLFPLIQSMHANLAGKITGMLLEIDNSELLHMLESHDSLRSKVDEAVAVLQAHQAKKDVTQKVGSMATTAAAATS; encoded by the exons ATGGACAACACAGCGACGGGGAGTTATCCGATGGCTTCTCTTTACGTTGGCGACCTGCATCCCGACATCACGGAGGCTATGCTGTATGAAAAATTCAGCCCCGCCGGACCGGTGCTCTCCATTCGGGTCTGCCGTGACATGATCACCCGGCGATCCCTCGGTTACGCCTATGTGAACTTCTCTCAACCTGCTGATG CTGAGAGAGCCTTGGACACCATGAACTTTGACGTGGTGAAAGggaagccaatcagaatcatgTGGTCCCAAAGAGACCCCTCACTCAGGAAGTCTGGAGTGGGCAATGTGTTCATCAAGAACCTTGACAAGACCATTGACAACAAAGCCCTGTACGACACCTTCTCTGCCTTTGGAAACATCCTCTCCTGCAAG GTGGTGTGTGATGAAAATGGTTCCAAGGGCTACGCTTTTGTCCACTTTGAGACCCAGGATGCTGCTGATCGTGCCATCGAGAAGATGAACGGCATGCTTCTGAATGACCGCAAGGT GTTTGTGGGTCGTTTCAAATCTCGCAAAGAACGGGAGGCTGAACTTGGTGCCAAGGCCAAGGAGTTTACCAATGTCTACATCAAGAACTTCGGGGATGAAATGAATGATGAACGGCTGAAAGAGCTTTTCGAAAAATATG GTACAATTCTCAGCGTGAAGGTGATGACAGATCCCACCGGCAAATGCAGAGGCTTTGGATTTGTTAGTTTTGAACAACATGAAGATGCTAATAAG GCTGTAGAGGACATGAACGGCACTGAATATAATGGCAAGACAGTGTTTGTGGGCCGGGCTCAGAAGAAGATGGAGCGGCAGGCGGAGCTCAAGAGGAGGTTTGAGCTGCTGAAACAAGAGAGGATCAGTCGTTACCAG GGAGTTAATCTTTACATTAAGAACCTGGATGACACCATAGACGATGAGAAACTGCGTAAAGAGTTCACTCCATTCGGGGCTATCACAAGTGCCAAG GTGATGCTGGAGGAGGGTCGCTCCAAGGGCTTCGGCTTTGTCTGCTTCTCCTCCCCTGAAGAGGCCACCAAGGCTGTGACTGAGATGAACGGACGCATCGTTGGATCCAAACCCCTCTACGTCGCTCTGGCTCAGCGCAAAGAAGAGCGCAAAGCCCACCTCACCAACCAGTACATGCAGCGTATTGCTGGCATGAGAGCCATGCCGGCTAATGCCATCATTAATCAGTTCCAGCCTACCAGTGGATACTTCATGCCAGCTGTGCCACAG GCCCAGAATAGGACTACATACTATGCACCAAATCAGCTGGCCCAAATGCGACCCAACCCCAGGTGGCAgcagcaaggaggcagaggtcAAG GTGGTTTCCAGGGGGTACCCAACTCGCTGCGTCAGCCAGGACCCCGTGCTAACTTGAGACACATGAGTCCTGGCGGTGGCTCACAGGGTCCAAGAG CTTCTGGCCAGGCCATGGCTCCTCGTCCCTCGATGGGGGTCCCCGGCCCCCGCGCCATGCCTCCTTACAAATATGCCACTGGTGTCCGTAACCCCAACCCCCAGATGGTGCAACCTATTGCCTTACAGCAG GCTCAGCCGGCTGTGCACGTTCAGGGCCAGGAGCCTCTCACGGCCTCCATGCTGGCTGCTGCACCCCCACAGGAGCAGAAACAGATGCTAG GTGAGCGTCTTTTCCCACTGATTCAGTCCATGCATGCCAACCTGGCAGGAAAGATCACTGGCATGCTGCTGGAGATCGACAACTCTGAACTGCTGCATATGCTGGAGTCTCATGACTCTCTGCGCTCAAAG GTGGATGAAGCCGTTGCTGTGCTTCAAGCACACCAGGCAAAGAAGGATGTGACTCAGAAAGTGGGCAGCAtggctactactgctgctgcggCCACATCCTAA
- the pabpc4 gene encoding polyadenylate-binding protein 4 isoform X1: MDNTATGSYPMASLYVGDLHPDITEAMLYEKFSPAGPVLSIRVCRDMITRRSLGYAYVNFSQPADAERALDTMNFDVVKGKPIRIMWSQRDPSLRKSGVGNVFIKNLDKTIDNKALYDTFSAFGNILSCKVVCDENGSKGYAFVHFETQDAADRAIEKMNGMLLNDRKVFVGRFKSRKEREAELGAKAKEFTNVYIKNFGDEMNDERLKELFEKYGTILSVKVMTDPTGKCRGFGFVSFEQHEDANKAVEDMNGTEYNGKTVFVGRAQKKMERQAELKRRFELLKQERISRYQGVNLYIKNLDDTIDDEKLRKEFTPFGAITSAKVMLEEGRSKGFGFVCFSSPEEATKAVTEMNGRIVGSKPLYVALAQRKEERKAHLTNQYMQRIAGMRAMPANAIINQFQPTSGYFMPAVPQQAQNRTTYYAPNQLAQMRPNPRWQQQGGRGQGGFQGVPNSLRQPGPRANLRHMSPGGGSQGPRASGQAMAPRPSMGVPGPRAMPPYKYATGVRNPNPQMVQPIALQQAQPAVHVQGQEPLTASMLAAAPPQEQKQMLGERLFPLIQSMHANLAGKITGMLLEIDNSELLHMLESHDSLRSKVDEAVAVLQAHQAKKDVTQKVGSMATTAAAATS; the protein is encoded by the exons ATGGACAACACAGCGACGGGGAGTTATCCGATGGCTTCTCTTTACGTTGGCGACCTGCATCCCGACATCACGGAGGCTATGCTGTATGAAAAATTCAGCCCCGCCGGACCGGTGCTCTCCATTCGGGTCTGCCGTGACATGATCACCCGGCGATCCCTCGGTTACGCCTATGTGAACTTCTCTCAACCTGCTGATG CTGAGAGAGCCTTGGACACCATGAACTTTGACGTGGTGAAAGggaagccaatcagaatcatgTGGTCCCAAAGAGACCCCTCACTCAGGAAGTCTGGAGTGGGCAATGTGTTCATCAAGAACCTTGACAAGACCATTGACAACAAAGCCCTGTACGACACCTTCTCTGCCTTTGGAAACATCCTCTCCTGCAAG GTGGTGTGTGATGAAAATGGTTCCAAGGGCTACGCTTTTGTCCACTTTGAGACCCAGGATGCTGCTGATCGTGCCATCGAGAAGATGAACGGCATGCTTCTGAATGACCGCAAGGT GTTTGTGGGTCGTTTCAAATCTCGCAAAGAACGGGAGGCTGAACTTGGTGCCAAGGCCAAGGAGTTTACCAATGTCTACATCAAGAACTTCGGGGATGAAATGAATGATGAACGGCTGAAAGAGCTTTTCGAAAAATATG GTACAATTCTCAGCGTGAAGGTGATGACAGATCCCACCGGCAAATGCAGAGGCTTTGGATTTGTTAGTTTTGAACAACATGAAGATGCTAATAAG GCTGTAGAGGACATGAACGGCACTGAATATAATGGCAAGACAGTGTTTGTGGGCCGGGCTCAGAAGAAGATGGAGCGGCAGGCGGAGCTCAAGAGGAGGTTTGAGCTGCTGAAACAAGAGAGGATCAGTCGTTACCAG GGAGTTAATCTTTACATTAAGAACCTGGATGACACCATAGACGATGAGAAACTGCGTAAAGAGTTCACTCCATTCGGGGCTATCACAAGTGCCAAG GTGATGCTGGAGGAGGGTCGCTCCAAGGGCTTCGGCTTTGTCTGCTTCTCCTCCCCTGAAGAGGCCACCAAGGCTGTGACTGAGATGAACGGACGCATCGTTGGATCCAAACCCCTCTACGTCGCTCTGGCTCAGCGCAAAGAAGAGCGCAAAGCCCACCTCACCAACCAGTACATGCAGCGTATTGCTGGCATGAGAGCCATGCCGGCTAATGCCATCATTAATCAGTTCCAGCCTACCAGTGGATACTTCATGCCAGCTGTGCCACAG CAGGCCCAGAATAGGACTACATACTATGCACCAAATCAGCTGGCCCAAATGCGACCCAACCCCAGGTGGCAgcagcaaggaggcagaggtcAAG GTGGTTTCCAGGGGGTACCCAACTCGCTGCGTCAGCCAGGACCCCGTGCTAACTTGAGACACATGAGTCCTGGCGGTGGCTCACAGGGTCCAAGAG CTTCTGGCCAGGCCATGGCTCCTCGTCCCTCGATGGGGGTCCCCGGCCCCCGCGCCATGCCTCCTTACAAATATGCCACTGGTGTCCGTAACCCCAACCCCCAGATGGTGCAACCTATTGCCTTACAGCAG GCTCAGCCGGCTGTGCACGTTCAGGGCCAGGAGCCTCTCACGGCCTCCATGCTGGCTGCTGCACCCCCACAGGAGCAGAAACAGATGCTAG GTGAGCGTCTTTTCCCACTGATTCAGTCCATGCATGCCAACCTGGCAGGAAAGATCACTGGCATGCTGCTGGAGATCGACAACTCTGAACTGCTGCATATGCTGGAGTCTCATGACTCTCTGCGCTCAAAG GTGGATGAAGCCGTTGCTGTGCTTCAAGCACACCAGGCAAAGAAGGATGTGACTCAGAAAGTGGGCAGCAtggctactactgctgctgcggCCACATCCTAA
- the zpcx gene encoding zona pellucida protein C: MGSIEIFVCVFLAHVIAAQPVIRTQDATFFQDVEQLFDNIRPFPFESNFDLTPYDTIFSSWRTLQPDFHKLAELPHTMMVPRVEVFCDESKLTLLVDKRVNGVVLTGEELQLGGGCYSNSELPNQFVFTYSLDECGTTPVMQNGLVMFSNSLHLNLKKPLKTGWQSPSTVDISCMPKRSYPNFFDYTPFPETGKTFNIKAMNPTWTGNAETNIYKRGQVVNLQVSAKISSEQKQLFIHSCFVSAFPEPQTRPRHAVIMNKGCTAPLSSSHAVIQFVASGRADVVNLVLNTSYLISELYIHCSVLKSDHGVNTGSKSCNYNIMQSRWEDLRGNAEVCECCIAKCRGLSVKHLSEDAKAIVSTGPLVVVDKRVEMSPQPSLPEMKETTSAPRARAMQSDGAAIVSGTFLSTPPQGVVVVSQDPVSRLTLWLPGQVQDPEHGKSKVCEDKLTVKLQARDATSRYIPEQRPLTSYQEPPLNAPTNKIRDHGANELKDGHIFDLNLLTPVDGWPIPTQMEEAASADEAQIKKLFGRPGMFEAPQEVDIPLIAEMTLNILNQLDFHQMRDELAEEAVMPRDEATDSIIRSKVQFSKGMDGSQTLSYEEEVIREQEGKGVTSRFGMDGNKRKPETKQRGLRSAFLDLIRSMDKAE, from the exons ATGGGGAGTATAGAGATATTTGTCTGTGTTTTTCTTGCACACGTAATTGCTGCTCAACCAGTAATAAGAACGCAGGATGCCACATTTTTCCAGGATGTTGAACAATTATTTGACAACATCAGGCCTTTTCCATTTGAAAGCAATTTTGATTTAACCCCGTATGACACCATCTTCAGCTCGTGGCGGACTCTGCAGCCTGACTTTCACAAGCTGGCTGAATTACCTCACACCATGATGGTTCCCAGAGTCGAGGTGTTCTGCGATGAATCGAAGCTAACTCTGCTGGTTGATAAGAGAGTCAATGGTGTCGTACTGACCGGAGAGGAGCTACAGCTGGGTGGGGGCTGCTATAGCAACAGCGAGCTACCAAACCAATTTGTCTTCACCTATAGTTTGGATGAGTGTGGAACCACACCTGTG ATGCAGAATGGCTTGGTGATGTTTAGCAACTCTCTACACTTGAATCTAAAAAAACCTCTCAAAACAGGGTGGCAATCTCCCTCCACTGTGGACATCTCATGCATGCCTAAAAG GTCATATCCAAACTTCTTTGACTACACGCCATTTCCTGAGACTGGCAAAACCTTTAACATCAAAGCTATGAATC CAACTTGGACTGGTAATGCAGAAACTAACATCTACAAGCGAGGGCAGGTTGTCAACCTCCAGGTTTCTGCCAAAATCAGTTCTGAACAGAAGCAGCTTTTCATCCACTCCTGTTTTGTCTCTGCGTTCCCTGAGCCTCAGACTAGACCCAGGCATGCAGTCATAATGAATAAAGG ATGCACAGCCCCGTTGTCTTCTTCTCATGCTGTGATACAATTCGTAGCCTCTGGCAGAGCAGATGTAGTGAATCTTGTTCTGAacacatcttatcttatctctgaG ttgtacatccactgcagtgTCCTCAAATCAGACCATGGTGTCAACACTGGCTCTAAATCCTGCAACTATAACATCATGCAATCAAG atggGAGGACCTGAGAGGAAATGCAGAGGTCTGTGAGTGCTGCATCGCGAAGTGTAGAGGCCTGTCGGTCAAGCACCTGTCTGAAG ATGCTAAGGCTATCGTCAGCACTGGCCCTTTGGTTGTTGTGGACAAACGTGTAGAGATGAGTCCTCAGCCTTCTCTTCCTGAAATGAAAGAGACCACCAGTGCTCCGCGTGCACGCGCCATGCAGTCTGATGGTGCAGCAATTGTTTCTGGTACTTTCTTATCAACACCCCCTCAGGGTGTGGTGGTTGTCAGTCAGGACCCAGTTTCCAGGCTGACACTTTGGCTACCTGGACAGGTCCAAGATCCTGAACATGGAAAGAGTAAGGTTTGTGAAGACAAGTTGACCGTTAAGTTACAGGCAAGAGACGCCACATCAAGATACATTCCTGAGCAGCGACCTTTAACCTCATATCAGGAGCCTCCTCTGAATGCACCCACCAACAAGATCAGAGATCACGGTGCAAATGAACTAAAAGACGGTCATATTTTCGATTTGAATCTTCTTACACCAGTTGATGGATGGCCAATTCCTACACAGATGGAAGAAGCAGCTTCTGCAGATGAAGCTCAAATAAAAAAGCTTTTTGGAAGACCTGGAATGTTTGAGGCTCCACAAGAGGTTGACATTCCACTGATAGCGGAGATGACTTTGAATATCCTTAACCAGCTTGACTTTCACCAAATGAGAGACGAGCTGGCAGAAGAAGCTGTGATGCCCAGAGATGAAGCGACTGATTCAATAATTCGCTCAAAAGTTCAGTTTTCCAAAGGCATGGATGGATCCCAAACATTGAGttatgaagaagaagtgataaGGGAGCAAGAGGGAAAAGGTGTGACTAGTAGATTTGGGATGGATGGGAATAAAAGGAAACCGGAGACCAAACAGAGAGGACTGCGCTCGGCTTTCCTGGATTTGATAAG GAGTATGGACAAGGCAGAATAA
- the tmem54a gene encoding transmembrane protein 54a, with protein sequence MPNSGVCCANLKDNKALMKMGLGLVLVGHVNFLLGALVHGAVLRHINVHSQARTMVYAISNVIAIVAGLVGIIVGITAIVLSKNKRNRILQWVLLVLSFLAGLLAVASTIALLVSMVKAISNRGWGLLTHCTFSEPGLGSSSVTYECPFDPTRVYGTTIILWVPLILMSVVETVFSFRCFAACTSFLYLCPCRRRPTQARRVRIQRPVDYPPLPKAPDPESEAEAAEQDELLEEVAVEQSAWL encoded by the exons ATGCCGAACTCAG GAGTATGCTGTGCCAACCTGAAGGACAACAAAGCCCTGATGAAGATGGGGTTGGGGCTGGTGCTGGTGGGCCACGTCAACTTTCTTCTTGGAGCGCTGGTGCACGGCGCGGTGCTCAGACACATCAACGTGCACTCTCAGGCCCGGACCATGGTCTACGCCATCTCTAATGTCATCGCCATTGTGGCAGGCCTGGTT GGAATTATTGTTGGAATAACTGCCATTGTCCTGTCCAAAAACAAGAGAAACAGGATTCTG CAGTGGGTCTTGTTGGTGTTGAGCTTCCTGGCCGGCCTTCTGGCGGTCGCCTCCACTATAGCCTTATTAGTTTCTATGGTAAAAGCCATTAGCAACAGAGGATGGGGTCTGCTCACACACTGCACGTTTTCTGAACCTGGTCTTGGCTCTTCCAGTGTCACATACGAATGCCCCTTCGACCCCACACGTGTCTAT GGGACAACGATCATTCTGTGGGTTCCTCTCATCTTAATGTCCGTGGTGGAAACGGTGTTTTCCTTCCGCTGCTTCGCTGCCTGCACTTCATTCCTCTACCTGTGTCCGTGCAGGAGGAGGCCGACCCAGGCCAGGAGG GTGCGTATCCAGAGACCTGTGGACTATCCACCGCTTCCTAAAGCACCCGACCCAGAGAGCGAGGCTGAGGCGGCAGAGCAGGACGAGCTGTTGGAAGAAGTCGCGGTGGAGCAGAGCGCGTGGCTCTGA
- the LOC117467778 gene encoding probable histone deacetylase 1-B, with translation MALSSQGTKKKVCYYYDGDVGNYYYGQGHPMKPHRIRMTHNLLLNYGLYRKMEIYRPHKASGEEMTKYHSDDYIKFLRSIRPDNMSEYSKQMQRFNVGEDCPVFDGLFEFCQLSGGGSVAGAVKLNKQQTDIAINWAGGLHHAKKSEASGFCYVNDIVLAILELLKYHQRVLYIDIDIHHGDGVEEAFYTTDRVMTVSFHKYGEYFPGTGDLRDIGAGKGKYYAVNYPLRDGIDDESYEAIFKPIMAKVMEMYQPSAVVLQCGADSLSGDRLGCFNLTIKGHAKCVEYMKSFNLPLLMLGGGGYTIRNVARCWTYETAVALDTSIPNELPYNDYFEYFGPDFKLHISPSNMTNQNTNDYLEKIKQRLFENLRMLPHAPGVQMQAIPEDAVQEDSGDEEEDDPNKRISIRAHDKRIACEEEFSDSEDEGEGGRRNAASFKKAKRAKTEGEKEGEEKEKKTEEETKEVKEEEKAPEEEKMDTSKPKEESKTP, from the exons ATGGCGCTTAGTTCTCAAGGAACAAAGAAAAAAGTTTGCTACTACTATGACG gTGATGTTGGAAACTACTACTATGGACAGGGGCACCCCATGAAGCCCCACCGAATCCGCATGACTCATAACTTGTTGCTCAACTATGGACTCTACAGAAAGATGGAGATATAT CGTCCACACAAAGCCAGCGGAGAAGAGATGACCAAGTATCACAGTGATGATTACATCAAGTTCCTGCGTTCAATTCGACCGGACAACATGTCAGAATACAGCAAACAAATGCAGAGAT TTAATGTGGGAGAGGACTGTCCAGTGTTTGATGGGTTATTCGAGTTCTGCCAGCTCTCAGGAGGGGGCTCTGTTG CTGGTGCGGTGAAGTTGAACAAACAGCAGACGGACATCGCCATCAACTGGGCTGGAGGCCTGCATCACGCCAAGAAGTCTGAGGCCTCCGGGTTTTGCTACGTCAACGACATTGTTCTGGCAATTCTTGAGTTACTGAA ATACCACCAGAGAGTTCTGTACATCGACATTGACATCCATCATGGAGACGGTGTGGAGGAGGCTTTCTACACCACAGACCGTGTCATGACTGTGTCCTTCCACAAGTACGGAGAGTACTTCCCTGGCACAGGCGACCTAAGG GACATCGGTGCTGGTAAGGGTAAATATTACGCTGTGAATTACCCGCTGAGGGATGGGATTGATGATGAGTCTTATGAAGCCATATTCAAACCT ATCATGGCCAAGGTGATGGAGATGTACCAACCCAGCGCAGTGGTTCTGCAGTGTGGAGCTGATTCTCTGTCAGGAGACAGGCTCGGTTGCTTTAACCTCACCATTAAAG GCCATGCAAAGTGTGTGGAGTACATGAAGAGCTTCAACCTGCCACTGCTCATGCTGGGAGGAGGAGGCTACACCATCCGTAACGTGGCACGATGCTGGACTTATGAGACGGCTGTGGCCCTGGATACCTCCATCCCCAACG AGCTCCCATACAACGACTACTTTGAGTACTTTGGACCAGACTTCAAGCTGCACATCAGCCCCTCTAACATGACCAACCAGAACACCAATGACTACCTGGAGAAGATCAA GCAGCGCTTGTTTGAGAACTTGCGCATGCTGCCCCACGCCCCGGGGGTCCAGATGCAGGCCATCCCTGAGGACGCTGTGCAGGAGGACAGTGGagacgaggaggaggatgacCCCAATAAACGCATCTCGA TCCGTGCTCACGACAAGAGGATAGCGTGTGAGGAGGAGTTCTCTGATTCTGAGGATGAAGGCGAAGGAGGCCGCAGAAACGCAGCCAGCTTCAAGAAAGCCAAGCGAGCCAAGACTgaaggagagaaggagggagaaGAAAAGGAGAAGAAGACTGAGGAGGAAACGAAAG aagtaaaagaagaagagaaggctccagaggaggagaaaatggaCACATCAAA GCCGAAGGAAGAGTCCAAGACGCCTTGA